One genomic window of Anaerolineae bacterium includes the following:
- a CDS encoding ABC transporter ATP-binding protein: MDTILETNSVYKIYQSGNISVTAVDNASITLRKGEFVAMVGPSGSGKTTMLALIAGLLRPTKGEIIIDGKDIVKMSDVERTRFRREKVGFTFQANNLVPFLTALENVELMLRMNKRYNRQTAEQAKRLLVRLGLEDRLNNLPSQLSGGQQQRVAIARALVHNPAIVLADEPTAALDSERAFQVVQILSELIHEQGKAAIMVTHDLRMVQFADRVIQMLDGKVARVLDSRNEIEALAAIGQQQSPTQTLPAPKPKETIPTNPLPFPIPALQPIGD, translated from the coding sequence ATGGACACCATTTTAGAGACCAACTCGGTATATAAGATCTACCAAAGCGGCAACATCTCGGTTACCGCTGTTGATAACGCCTCAATCACCCTGCGCAAAGGAGAATTTGTGGCAATGGTCGGGCCATCTGGTTCGGGTAAAACCACCATGCTAGCCCTGATTGCCGGATTGCTACGGCCCACCAAAGGTGAAATTATCATTGACGGGAAAGACATCGTCAAGATGAGCGATGTCGAACGCACCCGCTTTCGTCGCGAAAAAGTCGGTTTCACCTTTCAAGCCAACAATCTTGTTCCCTTCCTCACCGCCTTAGAGAATGTTGAACTGATGTTGCGCATGAATAAGCGCTACAATCGTCAGACGGCCGAGCAGGCAAAACGTTTGCTCGTCCGCCTCGGCTTAGAGGATCGCTTGAATAACCTGCCTTCTCAACTATCGGGCGGACAACAACAACGGGTCGCCATCGCCCGCGCCCTGGTGCATAATCCGGCTATCGTTTTAGCCGATGAACCCACTGCCGCCCTGGACTCCGAACGTGCTTTCCAGGTCGTGCAAATCCTCTCTGAGCTCATCCATGAACAGGGTAAGGCTGCCATTATGGTCACCCACGACCTGCGCATGGTGCAATTTGCCGATCGGGTCATCCAAATGCTGGATGGCAAGGTAGCGCGAGTACTCGATAGTCGCAACGAGATCGAGGCTCTGGCGGCTATCGGTCAACAGCAAAGCCCAACGCAAACTCTTCCAGCGCCCAAGCCCAAAGAGACCATTCCTACCAATCCATTACCTTTCCCTATTCCAGCTTTACAACCAATCGGGGATTAA
- a CDS encoding Transport ATP-binding protein CydD, with product MLFERSLLQQGQFGKWLFTAAAVFAVAGGILALFQAQFFSHIIHTVFLEQRTLAEIEGLFLWLGLVLLTRGILLGGQELAATHSAFQIKQAIRERLIDHLSRMGYLGEDTESSGEVSQVIIEGVDALEPYFSQYLPQAVVAFLVPPILCLAVFLIDPLSGFVFLVTAPLIPFFMRLIADVSERQTQQQWGRLSQLSAFLFDALQGLPTIKRLGKSAEMAERLAEKGDEYRRATLETLRTTFLSALVMEMLSTLSTAVVAVQVGLRLLYGWIPFEKALFVLVIAPEFYLPLRLLGQRFHAGMSGVTAWKRIQKLFEKDLDEPHQVKDLQSGEETGQSSIGFGKEIVLQNVTFAFPERRVGLQNINARLQPGTITVLVGASGAGKTTLLNLLLRLIRPQEGKILVDGKPVETIPLAQWWDCIGVAPQRPFLFQGTVRENIAFAKPHATQAEIEQAAKMAYADEFIVRLPQGYETRLGENGYGLSAGEKQRLILARAYLKDAPLLILDESTANVDPQSIEKICHSLKEHSKNKAILIVSHQPQIWEIGQRFWVLKDGRLHEMDHNEFESVYLVNQADFHKKVVTGRLQSVASDVDRRIEHAVSPGISQAEGMRYPALAQPRISTQTSSLWKPWLLQLWSLRAWIALAVLLGWAAIFSNVGLMSTSAYIISFAALQPSIALLQTAIVGVRFFGISRGVFRYLERLSSHRVTLDLLSRMRVWFYWALELRVPQIFGRYGSGELLSRLIGDIASLEPFYVRAIAPLPVAALIAIGVVVWFLTIQPALAWVAGGFYLLAGLFVLPVFYFVIVRLSSPNNALRGQFSERLVVFLQGLVDLKVNRRLAEFQHRVVASARKYGRGVCRLNSLMSLQGVAMNLVAYCAMWLALWIATPLVKAGAISGLSLAGLGLGVLVSFEAFLILPQAVQYFVSGKEALLRLSEIAAERREVSSNTFGSRTQTERFEIKFDCVHFDYRAIESNLPAWTNLEQAGQGIKAVSFTLGEGQRLGIVGRSGSGKTTLVYLLLGLFEPQSGAIYLDGKDLSQYDLSWWRSCVASCTQDDYLFQTSLRENLLFLNPNVSQERLWQALEAVRLADFVRRLPQGLETQLGEHGRRLSGGERQRLLLARTLLRESPMYIFDEPTANLDLITAKEIVQNLISWADRSTIILISHQAIGFEQMDEILVFDQGCIIGRGKHQDLLDSNEYYAQLYRENGSQ from the coding sequence ATGTTGTTCGAGCGAAGCCTCCTGCAACAGGGGCAATTTGGCAAATGGCTGTTTACTGCTGCCGCTGTCTTTGCTGTTGCAGGGGGCATCTTAGCGCTTTTTCAAGCTCAATTCTTTAGCCACATCATTCATACAGTATTCTTAGAACAACGGACACTTGCCGAGATCGAGGGACTGTTTCTTTGGTTGGGATTGGTTCTGTTGACGCGCGGAATCCTTTTGGGTGGGCAGGAACTGGCTGCAACCCACTCAGCTTTTCAAATCAAACAAGCGATTCGCGAGCGACTGATTGATCATCTCAGCCGCATGGGGTATCTGGGAGAGGATACCGAATCAAGCGGCGAAGTGAGTCAGGTGATTATTGAGGGGGTGGATGCGCTCGAACCCTATTTCTCCCAATATCTGCCTCAGGCGGTCGTGGCTTTTCTCGTGCCGCCGATTCTATGTCTGGCGGTATTTCTTATCGACCCGCTGAGTGGCTTTGTGTTTCTGGTCACTGCACCGCTCATCCCTTTCTTTATGCGTCTGATTGCAGACGTTTCTGAGCGCCAGACACAACAGCAGTGGGGACGACTAAGTCAGCTCAGCGCCTTTTTGTTCGATGCCTTGCAAGGTTTGCCGACCATCAAGCGTCTGGGAAAGAGCGCTGAAATGGCAGAACGCCTGGCTGAAAAAGGAGATGAGTATCGGCGCGCTACACTGGAGACTTTGCGAACGACCTTTCTTTCAGCACTGGTCATGGAAATGCTGTCCACCCTTTCCACTGCAGTGGTGGCTGTGCAGGTGGGGTTACGATTGCTCTACGGCTGGATTCCCTTTGAGAAGGCATTGTTTGTCCTGGTCATTGCACCCGAATTTTACCTGCCGCTGCGGCTGTTGGGACAACGCTTTCATGCAGGTATGAGCGGGGTCACAGCCTGGAAACGCATCCAAAAGCTCTTTGAAAAAGATCTGGATGAGCCACATCAGGTGAAAGACCTGCAATCTGGTGAAGAGACCGGACAAAGCAGCATTGGATTCGGAAAAGAGATCGTCTTGCAAAATGTTACGTTTGCTTTTCCCGAAAGACGAGTAGGGTTGCAGAATATCAACGCCAGGCTTCAGCCTGGTACAATCACGGTTCTGGTCGGGGCGAGTGGGGCAGGAAAGACCACTTTATTGAACCTGCTTCTTCGTTTGATCCGACCTCAGGAAGGAAAAATTCTGGTTGATGGAAAACCAGTCGAAACCATTCCGCTTGCGCAGTGGTGGGATTGCATTGGGGTTGCTCCGCAACGACCTTTTTTATTTCAGGGAACAGTGCGCGAGAATATTGCCTTTGCAAAACCGCATGCCACTCAGGCTGAGATTGAGCAAGCAGCAAAGATGGCGTATGCAGATGAGTTTATTGTCCGTCTCCCGCAAGGCTATGAAACCCGGTTGGGTGAAAATGGGTATGGATTAAGCGCTGGAGAAAAACAACGTTTGATACTGGCGCGAGCGTATCTAAAAGATGCTCCCCTGCTGATCCTGGATGAAAGCACTGCAAATGTTGACCCGCAAAGCATCGAAAAAATCTGCCATAGCTTGAAAGAACATTCAAAAAACAAGGCGATTCTGATTGTCAGTCATCAACCTCAGATCTGGGAGATTGGTCAACGCTTCTGGGTGCTGAAGGACGGTCGTCTGCACGAAATGGATCACAATGAATTTGAATCTGTGTATCTTGTGAACCAGGCAGATTTTCATAAGAAAGTAGTCACGGGAAGATTGCAGAGCGTTGCCTCTGATGTTGACCGTCGGATTGAGCATGCAGTTTCTCCGGGCATTAGCCAAGCGGAGGGGATGCGCTATCCTGCCTTGGCACAGCCTCGCATCTCTACGCAGACCTCTTCCCTGTGGAAGCCCTGGTTATTGCAACTGTGGTCTTTGCGCGCCTGGATCGCGTTGGCGGTATTGCTGGGTTGGGCAGCGATTTTCAGCAATGTTGGGCTCATGTCGACATCGGCATATATTATTTCCTTTGCCGCGTTGCAGCCCTCCATTGCCCTCTTGCAAACAGCGATTGTTGGGGTGCGCTTTTTTGGGATCAGCCGGGGAGTTTTCCGCTATCTCGAGAGGCTGTCCTCGCATCGGGTGACTTTAGACCTCTTATCCAGGATGCGCGTATGGTTCTACTGGGCTTTAGAGTTACGCGTACCTCAAATATTCGGGAGGTATGGAAGCGGTGAATTGCTGAGCCGTTTGATCGGTGACATTGCCTCTCTGGAGCCGTTCTATGTGAGAGCAATTGCTCCGCTGCCCGTTGCCGCTCTCATCGCGATTGGGGTGGTTGTATGGTTTCTGACCATTCAGCCTGCACTGGCATGGGTAGCAGGAGGGTTTTACCTTTTGGCAGGTTTATTTGTGTTACCAGTTTTTTATTTCGTCATTGTCCGCCTTAGCTCACCGAATAATGCTCTGCGCGGTCAGTTCAGCGAGCGGCTGGTCGTGTTTTTACAAGGTTTGGTTGACTTAAAGGTCAATCGGCGATTAGCTGAATTTCAACACCGCGTGGTTGCCAGCGCCAGAAAATATGGAAGGGGTGTTTGTCGGTTAAATTCTCTGATGAGTCTCCAGGGGGTAGCCATGAACCTGGTGGCATATTGCGCAATGTGGCTGGCTTTGTGGATCGCCACACCGTTGGTTAAGGCTGGGGCTATCAGCGGATTGTCCTTGGCTGGTTTGGGGTTGGGGGTGTTGGTGAGTTTTGAAGCCTTTTTAATCTTGCCTCAGGCGGTTCAATATTTTGTAAGTGGTAAAGAAGCGTTGCTGCGATTAAGCGAGATTGCAGCCGAAAGGCGGGAGGTATCCTCCAATACGTTTGGTTCGCGGACTCAAACTGAGCGCTTCGAAATTAAATTTGATTGCGTTCATTTTGACTATCGAGCAATAGAATCCAATTTGCCTGCCTGGACAAACTTGGAGCAGGCGGGACAGGGAATCAAAGCAGTTAGTTTTACACTGGGGGAGGGGCAGCGATTGGGAATTGTTGGACGTAGTGGGTCGGGAAAAACGACTCTGGTTTATTTGCTTCTGGGACTTTTCGAGCCACAAAGCGGGGCAATTTATCTGGATGGCAAAGATTTAAGTCAATATGACTTAAGTTGGTGGCGGTCGTGCGTTGCTTCCTGTACTCAGGATGACTATCTATTCCAAACTTCTCTGCGGGAAAATCTCCTGTTTCTCAATCCCAATGTATCTCAGGAGAGATTATGGCAGGCATTAGAAGCGGTCAGGCTGGCTGATTTCGTTCGTCGGCTACCCCAGGGTTTGGAAACGCAGTTGGGAGAACATGGAAGGCGATTAAGTGGAGGAGAACGCCAGCGTTTACTGCTGGCACGTACCCTGTTGCGGGAGTCTCCGATGTATATCTTCGATGAGCCAACCGCCAATCTAGACCTGATCACTGCGAAAGAGATCGTTCAGAATCTCATATCATGGGCAGACCGAAGCACCATAATCCTGATTAGCCACCAGGCGATTGGTTTTGAGCAGATGGACGAGATTTTGGTTTTTGATCAGGGATGTATTATCGGGCGTGGAAAGCATCAGGATTTGTTGGATTCTAATGAATACTACGCTCAGTTGTACCGCGAGAACGGCTCACAATAA
- a CDS encoding ABC transporter permease protein: MAFYLAVKEILRNRGRFILFSLVIALITVLVLFIAALAQGLADANKEYLEKLDAELIVFQKNVDLSTAASRIPRDKFNDIRRIEGVAEIGPLGFATASIVSEDKTTLLDVSLIGVEPGKPGMPPALEGQPLRSPRAYQTIIDGNVAKQTGIKVGDRIRIKTIVGSDEKFHTLEVIGITDGRQFFYAPSIFVPFNTWDSIKPQPNQNGLTVEGIANVVAVRVESGESIETVAARIQSRVSNVEVVDRKTAYEASPGYQAQQGTLNTQRGFTLLIGILVIGGFFQIQTLQKVPQIGVLKAVGTSNHSIAVAVVLQIILVTILGVAIGSIGTFLLTIFLPDGIPILLNGTTALIAISTLLLIGPIGGLVSVRLALKVEPLAALGM; encoded by the coding sequence ATGGCATTCTATTTAGCGGTAAAGGAAATCTTACGCAATCGCGGTCGATTTATCCTTTTCAGCCTTGTGATCGCCCTGATCACGGTTTTAGTTTTATTTATAGCTGCCCTTGCTCAGGGATTGGCGGATGCCAATAAGGAATATCTGGAAAAGCTTGATGCCGAACTGATTGTATTCCAAAAGAACGTTGATCTTTCCACTGCTGCCAGCCGCATTCCCCGCGATAAATTTAACGACATCCGTCGCATCGAAGGCGTGGCAGAAATCGGTCCCCTTGGCTTTGCAACAGCCAGCATTGTGTCTGAGGATAAAACCACTTTGCTCGACGTTTCGCTGATTGGAGTTGAACCCGGTAAACCCGGCATGCCTCCTGCTCTAGAAGGACAGCCTTTACGTTCGCCGCGAGCCTATCAGACCATCATTGATGGCAACGTTGCCAAGCAAACCGGCATTAAAGTCGGTGATCGCATTCGCATCAAAACCATTGTGGGCAGCGATGAAAAATTCCATACCCTGGAAGTGATTGGCATCACTGATGGGCGTCAATTCTTTTACGCCCCTTCGATTTTTGTCCCTTTCAACACCTGGGATTCCATCAAGCCTCAACCAAACCAGAACGGTCTTACGGTTGAAGGTATCGCAAATGTCGTTGCCGTCCGAGTTGAGTCTGGCGAATCGATCGAGACTGTGGCTGCACGCATCCAAAGCCGTGTTTCGAATGTTGAGGTGGTCGACCGAAAAACGGCTTATGAAGCCTCACCTGGTTATCAAGCTCAACAAGGCACTCTCAACACTCAGCGCGGTTTTACCCTTTTGATCGGTATTTTGGTCATCGGCGGCTTCTTTCAAATCCAAACCTTACAAAAAGTACCCCAAATTGGAGTTCTCAAAGCCGTAGGCACCTCCAACCACAGCATAGCTGTCGCTGTAGTTTTACAAATTATTCTGGTCACAATTCTGGGGGTTGCTATCGGATCGATCGGTACTTTTCTGCTAACGATCTTCCTACCGGATGGGATACCCATTTTACTGAATGGCACCACTGCCCTGATTGCCATCAGTACCCTGTTGCTGATTGGACCAATCGGTGGCTTGGTCTCCGTGCGCTTAGCATTGAAAGTGGAACCCTTAGCGGCTTTAGGTATGTAA
- a CDS encoding Cytochrome d ubiquinol oxidase subunit II, protein MDLNTLWFILIAVLYIGFFVLEGFDFGVGMLLPFLSKHSDSETQDRFRRTMINTIGPHWDANEVWLLTAGGATFAAFPHWYATMFSGFYFALFLLLAALIVRGVAFEFRSKDENPKWRKLWDTCIFIGSALPALLLGVAFANLVHGVPINAEMHYTGTFFTLLNPYSIVAGLDTVLTFALYGAIFLALKTKGEVMERAEKAARRLWLPALIVTMLLLVMTYFYTDILTKLGVNPGVIPITGVVAFLLSYYFIRRKQMGWAFILVAISIAFAFISEFLILFPRVMVSSLNPEWSLTIYNASSSPYTLRVMTIIAIIFVPVVLAYQGWSYWVFRRRISGSPEELTY, encoded by the coding sequence ATGGATCTCAATACCCTTTGGTTTATCTTGATTGCCGTTCTATATATTGGTTTCTTTGTCCTGGAGGGATTTGATTTTGGGGTGGGAATGCTGTTACCTTTTCTCTCCAAACATTCAGATTCCGAGACCCAAGATCGGTTCCGGCGCACGATGATTAATACGATCGGTCCACACTGGGATGCCAACGAAGTGTGGTTGTTAACCGCCGGTGGGGCAACCTTTGCAGCTTTTCCTCACTGGTATGCCACCATGTTCAGTGGGTTTTATTTTGCCCTCTTTCTATTGTTGGCAGCCTTAATCGTGCGGGGAGTGGCGTTTGAGTTTCGCAGCAAGGATGAGAATCCCAAATGGCGTAAACTTTGGGATACCTGCATTTTCATTGGTAGCGCTCTCCCTGCCCTGTTATTGGGAGTCGCCTTTGCCAATCTGGTGCACGGAGTGCCAATTAATGCCGAGATGCACTACACCGGAACGTTCTTCACCTTGCTCAACCCCTATTCGATTGTAGCTGGCCTGGATACTGTCCTCACCTTTGCCTTGTATGGAGCGATCTTTCTGGCTTTGAAGACAAAAGGAGAGGTAATGGAAAGAGCGGAGAAGGCTGCCCGGCGATTATGGTTGCCAGCTTTGATTGTTACCATGTTGCTGTTGGTCATGACCTATTTCTATACAGACATCCTGACCAAACTGGGCGTCAACCCTGGCGTTATTCCTATCACGGGAGTGGTTGCCTTTTTGCTGAGTTACTACTTTATCCGCCGCAAGCAGATGGGTTGGGCATTCATTCTGGTTGCCATCTCGATTGCTTTTGCCTTTATCTCAGAGTTTCTGATTTTGTTTCCGCGCGTGATGGTTTCCAGCCTGAATCCTGAGTGGAGCCTTACGATTTACAACGCTTCATCGAGTCCCTACACGTTGCGGGTGATGACCATCATTGCTATTATCTTTGTGCCGGTCGTCCTGGCTTATCAGGGATGGAGTTATTGGGTCTTTCGCCGACGGATTAGTGGTTCTCCTGAAGAATTGACCTATTAG